From Borrelia sp. RT5S, the proteins below share one genomic window:
- a CDS encoding AMP-binding protein gives MSIVRSFFEVADRRGDGVAQIYRSGKSYLRATYKDLKDDVLRFASFLKGVGLGYQDKVFICSENRSEWTVVDFAILSLGAVDVPKGADVTLLEAEVIVNSVLSRVVIVESLNLLSLVSQIKFQVKPIIVVIDDLSDEDRERFGDFKVYSYRECISIGDRGRRDDEIIKALGGINNHDMATIIYTSGTTGSPKGVVLSHSNLLYQVSSFSRMANTSEGQIFMCILPIWHSFQRSFSYNIFLKGMVCLFSSIVPRNMLDDIRNINPHYIAAVPRLWIAIRQNIYKEVAKKSFLARLLFGFFVSVACLNDICYRMVRGLYPDNGFDLLMPIKKVLGVLGLVVLFPLRMLGDSVIFKKIRKVLGSSFVVGITGGGSMALSVVRFFNSIGIELANAYGLTEAAPGVASNEQGRTILGTCGKILPGTIAEIRDEDGNKLRKPGKGILFVKGPQIMLGYYQDEETTRQVIGPDGFLNTGDIVRLSKDNVVQVIGREKDTIVLNNGENIEPAPIEVKLEESLLIEKAVVVGQDQKFLGALILPNFEEINKYLENMGQKILDRDNRSQIIANNVVLKAINDEIRKLISKANGFKSFEQILKFTLLEKPFEVGKEMSIKMDIKRNYILNFYRNEIKNLFS, from the coding sequence ATGTCAATAGTAAGGTCATTTTTTGAAGTTGCCGATAGGCGTGGTGATGGGGTTGCTCAGATATATAGGAGCGGCAAGAGCTATTTGAGGGCTACTTACAAGGATTTAAAAGATGATGTTTTAAGGTTTGCTTCTTTTTTGAAGGGAGTGGGCTTGGGATATCAGGATAAGGTGTTTATTTGTTCCGAGAATAGAAGTGAGTGGACCGTTGTAGATTTTGCGATTTTGTCTTTGGGTGCTGTGGATGTGCCTAAAGGGGCTGATGTTACGCTTCTTGAGGCGGAGGTGATTGTTAATTCTGTTCTGTCTAGAGTAGTGATAGTTGAGAGTCTAAATTTACTTAGTTTGGTTTCCCAGATTAAGTTTCAGGTAAAGCCTATTATTGTTGTTATTGATGACTTATCGGATGAAGACAGGGAAAGGTTTGGTGACTTTAAGGTTTACTCTTACAGGGAGTGTATTTCGATTGGGGATAGGGGGAGGAGAGATGATGAGATTATTAAGGCTTTAGGTGGCATTAATAATCATGACATGGCCACTATAATATACACTTCTGGTACTACGGGAAGCCCTAAGGGAGTGGTGCTTTCGCATTCTAATCTTCTTTATCAGGTGTCTAGCTTTAGTCGGATGGCTAATACTAGCGAAGGTCAGATATTTATGTGTATTTTGCCGATTTGGCATTCGTTTCAAAGATCATTTTCTTACAATATTTTTCTTAAAGGTATGGTTTGTTTATTTTCAAGTATCGTGCCAAGGAATATGCTTGATGATATTAGGAATATTAATCCTCATTATATTGCTGCTGTGCCTAGGCTTTGGATTGCTATAAGACAGAATATTTACAAAGAGGTGGCAAAGAAGTCTTTCTTAGCTAGATTATTGTTTGGGTTTTTCGTTAGTGTGGCCTGTTTGAATGATATTTGTTATCGGATGGTTAGGGGGCTATATCCTGATAATGGATTCGATTTATTAATGCCTATAAAGAAGGTATTAGGGGTGTTGGGTTTAGTTGTGTTGTTTCCTCTTAGGATGTTGGGTGATTCAGTTATCTTTAAGAAGATAAGGAAGGTTTTGGGTAGTAGTTTTGTTGTAGGTATTACCGGAGGTGGTAGTATGGCTTTGTCTGTTGTAAGATTTTTTAATTCAATCGGGATTGAGCTTGCTAATGCTTATGGGTTAACGGAGGCGGCCCCTGGTGTTGCTTCTAATGAGCAGGGAAGAACTATACTTGGAACCTGTGGTAAGATCCTACCTGGGACTATTGCTGAGATTAGGGATGAGGATGGCAATAAACTTAGGAAGCCGGGGAAGGGTATTTTATTTGTTAAGGGACCTCAGATCATGCTTGGGTATTATCAGGACGAGGAGACCACAAGGCAGGTTATTGGTCCTGATGGATTTTTAAATACGGGAGATATTGTTAGGTTATCAAAGGATAATGTTGTTCAAGTTATTGGGAGAGAGAAGGATACGATTGTTTTAAATAATGGAGAGAATATCGAGCCTGCGCCAATTGAAGTTAAACTTGAAGAGTCTTTGTTGATAGAAAAGGCTGTTGTGGTGGGGCAGGATCAAAAATTTCTGGGGGCATTGATTCTTCCTAACTTTGAAGAGATAAATAAATATTTAGAGAATATGGGGCAGAAAATACTTGACCGTGATAACAGGAGTCAGATTATTGCTAATAATGTCGTCCTCAAGGCTATTAATGACGAGATAAGAAAACTTATCAGCAAAGCCAATGGGTTTAAGTCTTTTGAGCAGATATTAAAATTTACTCTTTTAGAGAAGCCTTTTGAGGTGGGTAAAGAGATGTCGATTAAGATGGATATTAAGCGTAACTATATTTTAAATTTTTATAGGAATGAGATAAAGAATTTGTTTTCTTAA
- a CDS encoding PG0541 family transporter-associated protein has protein sequence MCRVEIISNLSLEHDLHERIHGIEKELGESIYYSKIYNVHGKGRKGEKQANGVWPEENFILIVYTGNLIVIERLKNVVESLDKEYPTEGIRFFVMGV, from the coding sequence ATGTGTAGAGTAGAAATAATTTCTAACTTATCTTTAGAGCACGATCTTCACGAACGTATTCATGGGATAGAAAAAGAGTTGGGTGAGTCTATATACTATTCTAAGATATATAATGTCCATGGCAAAGGAAGAAAGGGTGAAAAACAGGCTAACGGAGTTTGGCCTGAAGAAAATTTTATTCTTATAGTCTATACTGGCAATTTAATTGTTATAGAAAGGTTAAAAAATGTTGTGGAGAGTTTGGATAAAGAATATCCTACAGAGGGGATTAGATTCTTTGTTATGGGTGTTTGA
- a CDS encoding efflux RND transporter permease subunit, whose protein sequence is MLVKKVVDKPITMLILFSLITMVSVYTFTRLKVDLLPAIENSVITIYTSYPGASPKEVEERVSSVLESGLASVKNVEKIDSSSSKGASNIFIKFHHGSNLDLALNEIRDVLESFKDLLPKEASSPKIMRFRSGDIPVLTFVIYSDRSVSELRKYAVSIVKSRLESLNGVGLVEVLGGSDRNILIEISQNKLEAYGLTLSEIAASISSQNFELSVGNMIDNGLEYLTQVTAKFASINDLENVVVSYRNPSNHSTDNISPVQVKLKDIATIKSAFKELADYSYYNGKPSIVLSVQKHSDASPIAVSNVVNAEIDKIKPSLPRDISLDLVSDTSEFIKESISSVTDSAYYGAMLAIFIIFFFLRSFRATIIIGISIPLAVIITFCLMYFANVSLNLLSLSGLALGVGMLVDCSISVIDNIYKYRQKGTKLIPSAILGAQEMMLPIVSSTLTSICVFAPVLVFRSELGFIADLVRDFAFTIVISLATSLFVAIFLVPVLATHYVGLYTTFQKPIKNRFIKRVDDFFYGIYYVGEVFYVKLLKYVLAHKVIFSLIIIFSFFLSLCSFLVLNVSSGPSVTSPSINFSFQFPDKINLESAKFYAGKFLEVIKDEIKVYKSIVTQVYSSEVMFQVRLFSEAERGEKIVAEPEILQYRVYERIAELYPYLSTKASSGGGGFFGGSPIDIRIIASDFEAARDYGNLLVSALKREFPNLVNIRLNVKEEENQISVDIDRDRVYSYGINMSALSREIKANIDGISAGKYTESGLNYDILLRLDRRDITNLKDLDKIFIKNTLGVKIPLSSVAKFRKTKGVGVISREDQSPVVRLKAGIPPGENLALITSRVTDFVTNKFPQRDGVLVDFKGEYDAFTKNMEQFKAVIFMAILLVFGIMASQFESLLKPFIIFFTIPLTVVGVVLIHLITRETISVFTGIGMLMLVGVVVNTGIVLIDYINLLVKRGFKLEEAVLEGGRSRFRPVLMSALTSIIGLIPLAFSDTSGGVLVKPIAITFIGGMTASTFLTLLFIPMVFEIFSKISVKNFIFSKLLKLSNKSSLRNNVGYVKHDDKVNNLFIEEDDD, encoded by the coding sequence ATGCTGGTAAAGAAGGTTGTTGACAAGCCAATAACCATGTTAATATTGTTTTCATTAATAACTATGGTCAGTGTTTACACCTTTACAAGGCTAAAGGTAGATTTGTTACCGGCAATTGAAAATAGTGTAATCACTATTTATACATCCTATCCTGGGGCTTCTCCGAAAGAAGTTGAGGAGAGAGTGTCTAGCGTTCTTGAGAGTGGTCTTGCTTCTGTAAAGAATGTGGAGAAAATAGACAGTTCATCCTCTAAGGGAGCAAGCAATATTTTTATTAAATTTCATCATGGATCTAATTTGGATTTAGCTTTAAATGAGATAAGAGATGTATTGGAATCCTTCAAAGATCTTTTACCTAAAGAGGCTAGCTCACCTAAGATTATGAGATTTCGTTCGGGTGATATACCAGTATTGACTTTTGTTATCTATTCAGATAGGTCCGTCTCAGAGCTTAGAAAATATGCTGTTAGTATTGTCAAGTCTAGATTAGAAAGTCTTAATGGGGTTGGCCTCGTTGAGGTTTTAGGCGGGAGTGATAGGAATATTTTAATTGAAATTTCTCAAAACAAACTGGAGGCATATGGGTTGACCTTGTCAGAGATAGCAGCGTCAATTTCTTCTCAAAACTTTGAATTGTCGGTTGGCAATATGATAGATAACGGGTTGGAGTACCTTACACAAGTAACTGCAAAATTTGCTTCAATTAACGATTTGGAGAATGTGGTTGTTTCTTATAGGAACCCTAGTAACCATTCTACAGACAATATATCTCCTGTTCAGGTTAAGCTTAAAGATATTGCAACAATTAAGAGTGCTTTTAAGGAGCTAGCAGATTACAGTTACTATAATGGTAAACCCTCTATTGTGTTAAGTGTGCAGAAACATAGCGATGCAAGTCCTATTGCAGTTTCAAATGTAGTTAATGCAGAAATTGATAAAATCAAGCCTTCGCTTCCAAGAGATATATCCTTAGATCTTGTATCAGATACATCTGAATTTATTAAAGAGTCTATTTCTTCTGTCACAGATTCAGCTTATTATGGAGCAATGCTTGCAATATTTATTATTTTTTTCTTCTTAAGAAGTTTTAGGGCGACAATTATTATTGGAATTTCAATACCATTGGCTGTAATTATTACCTTTTGTCTAATGTATTTTGCAAATGTTTCACTTAACTTGTTAAGTCTTTCGGGGCTTGCTTTGGGCGTTGGTATGCTTGTTGATTGTTCTATCTCTGTAATAGATAATATATACAAGTATAGACAAAAGGGGACAAAGCTTATTCCATCTGCGATTCTTGGGGCTCAAGAAATGATGCTTCCGATTGTATCCTCGACTTTAACATCAATTTGTGTGTTTGCCCCCGTTCTTGTTTTTAGATCTGAGTTAGGATTTATTGCCGATCTAGTTAGGGATTTTGCCTTTACTATCGTTATATCTTTAGCAACTTCTTTATTTGTTGCAATTTTTTTAGTTCCTGTTCTTGCGACTCACTATGTAGGACTCTACACTACTTTTCAAAAACCCATCAAAAATAGATTTATTAAAAGAGTTGATGATTTTTTTTATGGAATTTATTATGTTGGAGAAGTTTTTTACGTTAAATTACTAAAGTATGTTTTGGCTCACAAAGTAATTTTTTCATTAATTATTATTTTTAGTTTTTTTTTAAGTTTATGTTCTTTTTTGGTTTTAAATGTATCTTCTGGGCCTAGCGTTACGTCACCTTCCATTAATTTTTCCTTTCAGTTTCCGGATAAGATAAATTTGGAAAGTGCAAAATTTTATGCGGGTAAATTTTTAGAAGTTATAAAAGACGAAATTAAAGTTTACAAAAGTATTGTTACTCAAGTGTATTCAAGTGAAGTGATGTTTCAAGTTAGATTGTTTTCAGAGGCGGAGAGAGGTGAGAAAATTGTTGCGGAACCGGAAATTCTTCAATATAGAGTTTACGAGCGAATTGCAGAGCTTTATCCTTATTTGAGCACTAAAGCTTCTTCGGGAGGGGGTGGATTTTTTGGGGGCTCTCCTATTGACATTAGGATTATTGCTTCTGATTTTGAGGCCGCAAGGGATTATGGGAATTTGTTGGTCAGTGCTTTAAAGAGAGAATTCCCTAACCTTGTAAATATTAGACTTAATGTAAAGGAAGAAGAAAACCAAATTAGTGTGGATATAGATAGAGACAGGGTTTATTCTTATGGAATTAATATGAGTGCTCTTTCCAGAGAGATTAAGGCTAATATTGATGGTATTTCTGCAGGTAAATACACGGAGAGCGGCTTAAATTATGATATTTTACTCAGGCTTGATAGGCGTGACATTACTAATTTGAAAGATTTGGATAAGATATTTATTAAAAATACATTAGGAGTTAAAATTCCTCTCTCTTCAGTAGCTAAGTTTAGAAAAACAAAGGGAGTTGGAGTTATTTCTAGAGAAGATCAATCTCCAGTAGTTCGTCTTAAAGCAGGTATTCCTCCAGGTGAGAATTTAGCTTTAATCACATCAAGGGTAACAGATTTTGTGACTAATAAATTTCCCCAAAGAGACGGTGTATTGGTTGATTTTAAAGGGGAATATGACGCATTTACTAAAAATATGGAACAATTCAAGGCCGTAATTTTTATGGCTATCTTGCTTGTATTTGGCATAATGGCATCTCAATTTGAATCTCTTTTAAAGCCATTTATTATTTTTTTTACAATTCCATTAACTGTAGTGGGTGTTGTGCTTATTCACCTTATAACAAGAGAAACTATTTCTGTTTTCACAGGTATTGGTATGCTTATGCTTGTTGGAGTTGTTGTTAATACAGGTATTGTTTTAATAGATTATATTAATTTATTAGTTAAGAGGGGCTTTAAGCTTGAAGAAGCAGTACTTGAAGGTGGTAGGTCTAGGTTTAGGCCTGTTTTAATGTCTGCTTTAACATCAATCATAGGTCTTATTCCTCTTGCATTCTCAGATACTAGTGGCGGTGTTCTTGTAAAGCCTATTGCTATTACTTTTATAGGCGGAATGACAGCCAGTACGTTTCTTACTTTACTTTTTATTCCTATGGTTTTTGAGATTTTTTCCAAAATCTCTGTAAAAAATTTCATCTTTTCAAAGTTATTAAAATTATCCAATAAGAGTTCTTTGAGGAATAATGTTGGTTATGTTAAGCATGATGATAAGGTTAATAACCTCTTTATTGAAGAGGATGATGATTAG
- a CDS encoding efflux RND transporter periplasmic adaptor subunit — MNLILNIMFSVRYCLFCLSVLFLCSCNRSSGKEVQEGAMGKGVDDPYKFPVIAMRARKGTLSDYIALNGDIDTKVKADVFPDTAGKITTLNVRLGTYVQKGQVIAMLDPSKPGALYLKSPVKAPISGYVLTVNRKIGETVGPQTSIALIGRIDTTQIRAYVSERYILDVKPGNNAVVEIESYPGEKFVARISEVSPVLDVKSRAAEVYLDPVGKNTKKMIVGMFAKVKIVTSHLKNVIKIPSSAVVEREGRRFVFRISEDAKTVQMLFPLMGFEVDNIVSVRDGINEDDLIVIEGMSALSDGAYVNIAEIREGLASEDNV; from the coding sequence ATGAATTTAATTTTGAATATTATGTTTAGCGTTAGGTATTGTTTATTTTGCTTAAGTGTGTTGTTTCTTTGCTCATGTAACAGGAGCTCTGGGAAAGAAGTTCAAGAAGGGGCGATGGGAAAGGGCGTTGATGATCCTTATAAATTCCCAGTTATTGCCATGAGAGCTAGGAAAGGGACTTTAAGTGATTATATTGCTTTAAATGGAGATATAGATACCAAGGTTAAGGCAGATGTATTTCCAGATACTGCAGGTAAAATAACAACTCTTAATGTGAGGCTTGGAACTTATGTGCAGAAAGGACAAGTGATTGCAATGCTTGATCCATCAAAACCAGGAGCTCTTTATTTAAAGAGTCCAGTAAAAGCACCAATTTCTGGGTATGTTTTAACTGTTAATCGCAAAATTGGTGAGACAGTTGGGCCTCAAACAAGTATTGCTTTAATAGGTAGAATAGATACAACTCAGATTAGGGCTTATGTATCTGAGAGGTATATCCTAGATGTTAAGCCTGGTAATAATGCAGTTGTTGAGATTGAATCTTATCCTGGTGAAAAGTTTGTAGCAAGAATTTCGGAAGTGTCGCCTGTGCTTGATGTTAAGAGTCGTGCAGCTGAAGTATATCTTGATCCTGTGGGGAAGAATACAAAAAAAATGATTGTTGGGATGTTTGCAAAGGTAAAAATTGTCACTAGTCACTTAAAAAATGTAATAAAAATTCCAAGTAGTGCTGTTGTGGAGCGAGAAGGTAGGCGATTTGTATTCAGGATAAGTGAAGATGCTAAAACAGTTCAGATGTTGTTCCCTCTAATGGGATTTGAAGTAGATAATATCGTGTCTGTTAGGGATGGGATTAATGAAGATGATTTAATTGTGATTGAAGGTATGTCGGCTCTTTCCGATGGGGCCTATGTAAATATAGCAGAGATTAGAGAAGGGCTTGCGAGTGAAGACAATGTGTAA
- a CDS encoding TolC family protein, translating to MVFVLVFSSYAETIQIAPEEAVRMALESSLDARSAEYREKIKKLYKDNSWNVFIPNLGVNAGLSRSGSSIPNAEEKDHWGVGLGASADLALIPSVFKRLQLTILDYERARIDREKAVKGIRLGVLKMYNELIALKIALEVLESQLKNSKLKFEQARIAYNNGLLSELDYLDAKLKYDKSQPALDEQIINFEKLKEAFKMLIGLDVLQDFETVGELSDEVLDFSLLSEVIDVNELPDVRALNNSSSSIQKSLDSIWLDTFLPSFSLGVSYSATIPFNGSLGGFSKNGFTASLGLKYNLTGMMPFSGNFTNIWDKDYQLEILKNQVSNEIRKFKSSVVHKRKDVRRYKSILDASKMNLELSRKNYQMAFDAFNSGGIDLLKLNDIEVSYKKSDLQFVRDKLNYANAILEYKDLINALD from the coding sequence TTGGTTTTTGTTTTAGTGTTTTCGTCTTATGCAGAAACCATTCAAATAGCTCCTGAAGAAGCTGTTCGTATGGCTTTGGAGAGTAGTCTAGATGCTAGGAGCGCCGAGTATAGAGAGAAGATCAAAAAATTATATAAAGATAATTCTTGGAATGTTTTCATACCGAATTTGGGTGTTAATGCGGGGCTTTCAAGGTCAGGTTCTTCTATTCCTAATGCAGAGGAAAAAGATCATTGGGGAGTGGGGCTTGGAGCTTCTGCTGATCTTGCGTTAATTCCGTCCGTTTTCAAAAGACTTCAATTGACTATTCTTGACTATGAAAGGGCTAGAATAGATAGAGAGAAGGCTGTTAAGGGTATTAGATTGGGTGTGCTTAAGATGTATAATGAGTTGATAGCTTTAAAAATTGCTTTGGAAGTTTTAGAAAGTCAGCTTAAGAATAGCAAGCTCAAATTTGAGCAAGCTAGGATTGCATATAATAACGGGCTTTTATCTGAATTAGACTATCTTGATGCTAAGCTTAAGTATGACAAGTCTCAACCTGCTTTAGATGAGCAAATTATTAATTTTGAAAAATTAAAAGAAGCATTCAAGATGCTAATAGGGTTGGATGTTTTGCAGGATTTTGAGACTGTAGGAGAATTGTCAGACGAGGTGCTGGATTTTTCTTTACTTAGTGAAGTCATAGATGTGAATGAGTTGCCAGACGTCAGGGCATTAAATAATTCTTCTAGTAGCATTCAAAAATCTCTTGATTCTATTTGGTTAGATACTTTTCTGCCGAGTTTTTCTTTAGGGGTCTCTTATTCTGCTACTATTCCTTTTAATGGCAGTTTGGGTGGTTTTTCAAAGAATGGATTTACTGCCTCATTGGGGCTGAAATATAATTTAACGGGAATGATGCCATTTTCAGGAAATTTTACAAATATATGGGATAAGGATTATCAATTAGAAATTTTGAAAAATCAAGTTTCAAATGAAATTCGTAAATTTAAGTCTAGTGTTGTGCATAAACGTAAAGATGTTAGAAGATATAAATCTATCCTAGATGCCTCAAAGATGAATTTGGAATTATCTAGGAAAAATTATCAGATGGCGTTTGATGCGTTTAATTCAGGTGGAATAGATCTTTTAAAATTAAATGACATTGAAGTTTCTTATAAAAAGAGCGATTTACAGTTTGTAAGAGATAAACTAAATTATGCGAATGCAATCCTTGAATACAAAGATTTGATAAATGCATTGGATTGA
- the yidD gene encoding membrane protein insertion efficiency factor YidD → MNILKKLLLIPNLTFILLVLAYQKTFSKIVGFHCIYENSCSNYALECLRKHNIVTALILITLRLLRCNSLFKGGYESLSTEKPILNSLREFKKRLIK, encoded by the coding sequence ATGAACATCCTAAAAAAATTACTTCTAATACCCAACCTGACATTCATATTACTAGTCCTAGCATACCAAAAAACTTTTTCCAAAATTGTTGGGTTTCATTGCATATACGAGAATAGCTGCTCAAATTATGCCTTAGAATGCTTAAGAAAACACAACATTGTAACAGCGCTAATTTTAATCACGCTAAGACTACTGAGGTGTAATTCATTGTTTAAAGGAGGATACGAATCACTGTCAACCGAAAAGCCGATACTAAACTCGTTAAGGGAGTTTAAAAAAAGACTAATCAAATAA
- a CDS encoding glycine betaine ABC transporter substrate-binding protein: MMKPASIILPVLIFSLFSCDKGDVSEDTKTVKIAYVNWIGETAATNVVKVVLERMGYKVEIFPVTTSVMYQYLAMGQVDGMVSAWLPTADKFYYEKLKDKFIDLGANYEGTLQGFVVPSYVTISSIAELKGRGAGFKNKIVGIDAGAGTQLSVEETLRLYELEKEYELIPSSETVMLASLEAAIKKNEWIVVPLWKPHWAFARYDVKFLEDPLASMGGSESVHTLVRFGLKEYDPDVFYLFDNFYWDDSLLLPLIDKNYKEPGREYRNAIEFVDNNRELVKNWVPEGYKNLFD, encoded by the coding sequence ATGATGAAGCCAGCTAGCATTATTTTACCGGTTCTTATTTTTTCTCTGTTTTCTTGCGATAAGGGTGATGTATCTGAAGATACAAAAACAGTCAAAATTGCATATGTTAATTGGATAGGGGAAACAGCCGCTACTAATGTTGTTAAAGTAGTTTTAGAGAGAATGGGTTACAAAGTTGAAATATTTCCCGTTACAACATCTGTGATGTATCAATATTTGGCGATGGGTCAGGTAGACGGAATGGTTTCTGCTTGGCTCCCAACAGCCGATAAATTTTATTATGAAAAGCTTAAAGATAAGTTTATTGATCTTGGCGCTAACTATGAAGGAACGTTGCAGGGGTTTGTGGTGCCAAGTTACGTTACAATTTCTAGTATTGCTGAGCTTAAGGGAAGGGGAGCTGGGTTTAAAAACAAGATAGTAGGAATAGATGCTGGGGCGGGTACTCAACTTTCTGTAGAGGAAACTCTTAGGCTTTACGAATTAGAGAAGGAATATGAACTTATTCCTTCAAGCGAGACCGTTATGCTTGCAAGTTTGGAAGCTGCTATTAAGAAGAATGAATGGATTGTAGTTCCTTTGTGGAAACCCCATTGGGCATTTGCCAGGTATGATGTTAAATTCTTAGAGGATCCCTTAGCGTCAATGGGTGGATCTGAAAGCGTTCATACTCTTGTTAGGTTTGGACTTAAAGAGTATGATCCTGACGTATTTTATTTATTTGACAACTTTTATTGGGATGATAGTTTGTTGTTGCCTTTAATAGATAAGAACTATAAGGAACCTGGACGTGAATATAGGAATGCGATTGAATTTGTCGATAATAACAGGGAACTTGTTAAGAATTGGGTGCCGGAGGGGTATAAAAATTTATTTGATTAG
- a CDS encoding proline/glycine betaine ABC transporter permease, with the protein MDRDFVVSTIDEFFNFLVDNFANSSGIGFSRVVLLFYENLKKLFIFINPIFFIVIICVFSVFFLKKRLALLIMLGFCFILYFNLWEVSMDTISIIFVSVLFSVILGIPVGILGGYYSKFYVFLKPILDLMQAMPPFIYLIPAIPFFGMGTSSAIFATIIFAMPPVIRYTRLGIVQVPGEVVEAAKSFGSSNFRILFQIQLPLALQSIIEGINQSIMMAISMIVIAAMVGSSGLGRTVIYSVERLNFGEGLISGLAVVVIAIILDRIMQTIFIKFSYLNTDNYGVKKENKFKRFLEMYNK; encoded by the coding sequence ATGGACAGAGATTTTGTAGTGTCTACTATAGATGAATTTTTTAACTTTTTGGTTGACAATTTTGCGAATTCTAGTGGTATAGGGTTTTCAAGGGTTGTTCTTTTATTTTACGAAAATTTAAAGAAATTATTTATTTTCATTAATCCTATTTTTTTTATTGTTATTATTTGTGTTTTCAGTGTTTTCTTTTTAAAGAAAAGATTGGCTTTATTGATTATGTTGGGGTTTTGTTTCATTTTGTACTTCAATCTTTGGGAAGTTTCAATGGATACTATATCGATTATTTTTGTATCTGTGTTATTTTCGGTAATTTTGGGGATTCCAGTAGGTATTTTAGGCGGCTATTATTCCAAATTTTATGTATTCTTAAAGCCCATATTGGATTTAATGCAAGCAATGCCTCCGTTTATTTATTTAATACCGGCCATACCCTTTTTTGGGATGGGAACCTCTTCGGCTATTTTTGCTACAATAATTTTTGCAATGCCTCCAGTTATTAGGTATACAAGACTAGGGATTGTTCAGGTGCCGGGAGAGGTAGTTGAGGCTGCAAAATCTTTTGGGAGTAGTAATTTCCGTATTCTTTTTCAAATACAGCTGCCATTGGCTCTTCAGAGCATAATAGAGGGAATTAATCAGTCAATAATGATGGCTATATCTATGATAGTTATTGCAGCGATGGTTGGATCATCAGGCCTTGGGAGGACTGTTATATATTCTGTTGAAAGGTTAAATTTTGGAGAAGGTTTAATATCGGGGTTAGCTGTCGTTGTGATAGCTATTATTCTGGATAGAATTATGCAAACTATTTTTATTAAATTTAGCTATTTAAATACTGATAATTACGGAGTTAAGAAAGAAAATAAATTTAAGAGATTTTTAGAAATGTATAATAAGTAG